A genomic window from Paenibacillus sp. FSL K6-0276 includes:
- a CDS encoding MDR family MFS transporter codes for MKSTGDLERKLILTGVLLATFLAAIEGTVTGPAGPAIVGDFQGMQWLSWIFTSYLLAMAITTPIFGKISDLFGRKPVFMWGAAVFLLGSLLCGISQSMEQLILFRAIQGIGAGALIPMTFTIIGDIYSIEERAKTQGLLSSVWGISSLVGPLLGGYVVDYLSWRWVFVFNLPFGVLAMVFIARYLKEEKVRRKTQIDVAGVLLFTAGMGALLFGLSTGGQNLAWTSPLLLATLGAAVILLILFLFVERRAPEPMLPLNLFSNRNIAVSTGANLLVSTLIIGLSTYIPLWVQGVSGKSAAISGLLLAPMSVGWMFGSIAGGRMILRAGSRRTAMLGLMMIAAGAIGLAFLTGESSQLILLCLMLVCGVGFGYSSTVFTIIAQSSVAHDQRGASTALNAFTRSLGQTIGVAIFGSWLNLNIDKLLRKQPDSNVTGEDINKLLGSHTGTNLSGEVSNSLRGALEGGLHSLFIVMAVFAVLSLVISWGLRKGVPSVEDASSSLKKA; via the coding sequence TTGAAGTCAACAGGGGATTTAGAACGCAAATTAATATTAACAGGAGTATTACTGGCCACCTTTCTTGCCGCTATTGAGGGGACGGTAACAGGGCCAGCGGGACCGGCGATTGTAGGCGACTTTCAGGGGATGCAGTGGCTGAGCTGGATATTTACTTCATACTTGCTGGCAATGGCTATTACAACACCTATTTTCGGCAAAATCAGTGATCTGTTCGGACGCAAGCCTGTGTTCATGTGGGGAGCGGCTGTTTTTTTATTAGGATCATTATTATGCGGAATATCGCAAAGTATGGAACAGCTGATCCTGTTTCGTGCGATACAGGGGATCGGTGCGGGAGCACTTATTCCAATGACCTTTACCATTATCGGAGATATTTACAGCATTGAAGAGAGAGCAAAGACGCAAGGGTTGCTAAGCTCTGTATGGGGGATTTCCTCTTTGGTAGGGCCACTGCTTGGTGGCTATGTGGTAGATTACTTAAGCTGGCGTTGGGTATTTGTATTCAATCTGCCGTTTGGCGTATTGGCAATGGTATTTATTGCGCGCTACCTGAAGGAAGAGAAGGTACGTCGGAAGACACAAATCGATGTGGCGGGAGTTCTGCTGTTCACAGCAGGCATGGGTGCCCTACTTTTTGGACTCTCGACGGGTGGACAGAACTTGGCATGGACCTCTCCACTATTACTCGCAACACTGGGAGCGGCGGTCATCCTGCTAATCTTATTTCTGTTTGTGGAGCGCCGAGCTCCAGAGCCTATGCTTCCGCTGAACCTCTTCTCAAACCGTAACATCGCGGTATCAACAGGCGCTAACCTGCTTGTTAGCACATTAATTATTGGACTTTCTACGTATATCCCACTATGGGTACAGGGCGTATCTGGAAAAAGCGCTGCGATCTCAGGCTTGCTGCTTGCACCGATGTCTGTAGGTTGGATGTTTGGATCGATAGCAGGTGGGCGGATGATTCTGCGAGCGGGTTCTCGCCGAACGGCAATGCTTGGATTGATGATGATTGCTGCCGGGGCTATTGGTCTGGCTTTCTTGACTGGGGAGTCTTCGCAGCTAATACTCTTATGCTTGATGCTGGTCTGTGGAGTAGGCTTCGGATATTCTTCTACGGTCTTCACGATTATCGCTCAGTCCTCGGTTGCGCATGATCAACGTGGTGCATCCACAGCGCTTAATGCATTTACAAGGTCACTGGGTCAGACCATTGGGGTGGCTATATTCGGTTCCTGGCTGAACTTGAATATTGATAAGCTGTTGAGAAAACAACCGGATTCAAACGTTACTGGTGAGGATATAAATAAGCTGCTCGGCTCACATACAGGAACTAACCTGTCCGGTGAAGTATCAAACAGTTTGCGTGGTGCACTTGAAGGGGGACTTCATTCACTATTTATCGTGATGGCAGTTTTCGCTGTTTTGTCGTTAGTAATATCTTGGGGTTTGCGCAAGGGTGTGCCTTCGGTAGAGGATGCTTCGTCGTCCTTGAAAAAGGCATAA
- a CDS encoding IS1182 family transposase, giving the protein MISNQQSLNLSPFMAIYDIVVPKDNMLRQINDLVDFSFVHEELQNKYCLDNGRNAVPPIRMFKYLLLKSIFDLSDVDVVERSKYDMSLKYFLDMAPEDEVINPSSLTKFRKLRLKDVNLLDMLIQKTVEIALEKEIIKSRAIIVDATHTKSRFNQQSPKEILMEKSKLLRKAVYQINENMKDKFPPKTTTNELVDELDYCQKVIDAVEKEESIREYPKVKEKLNYLKEIVEDHVEHLQFSNDPDARVGHKTADSSFFGYKTHIAMNEERIITAAVVTTGEKSDGKQLQILIEKSRKTGMDIDTVIGDTAYSEKENIQYAKQNELQLISKLHPQITQGTRKKEDEFEFNKDAGMYVCKAGHMAIRRARTGRKNVGKNQKDTYYFDIDKCKQCPYKEGCYKEGAQSKTYSVSIKSTEHSEQQTFQESEYFKEKARERYKIEAKNSELKHRHGYDVASSSGLVGMHMQGAMAIFAVNLKRILTLLK; this is encoded by the coding sequence ATGATTTCAAACCAACAATCCCTTAACCTCAGTCCATTTATGGCGATTTACGATATCGTCGTACCTAAAGATAATATGCTACGACAAATAAATGACCTCGTAGATTTTTCTTTTGTTCATGAAGAATTACAGAATAAATATTGCCTAGATAATGGTCGCAATGCCGTGCCTCCTATTCGTATGTTCAAGTATTTATTACTAAAATCGATTTTCGATTTATCCGATGTGGATGTCGTAGAACGTTCTAAATATGACATGTCGCTCAAATACTTCTTAGATATGGCGCCTGAAGACGAGGTCATCAATCCTAGTTCACTCACGAAGTTTCGTAAACTTCGGTTGAAAGATGTGAACCTGCTCGACATGCTGATTCAAAAAACGGTGGAAATTGCATTGGAAAAAGAAATCATTAAAAGCCGCGCAATTATTGTGGATGCTACCCACACGAAATCACGATTCAATCAGCAATCACCCAAAGAAATATTGATGGAGAAGTCTAAGCTGTTGCGCAAGGCCGTTTATCAAATCAATGAAAACATGAAAGATAAATTCCCGCCAAAAACAACTACAAACGAATTAGTGGATGAACTGGACTATTGCCAAAAAGTAATTGACGCCGTGGAAAAAGAAGAAAGTATCCGCGAATATCCAAAGGTAAAGGAAAAGTTGAACTACTTAAAGGAAATCGTAGAAGATCACGTGGAGCACCTTCAATTTTCTAATGATCCAGATGCACGTGTGGGTCACAAAACAGCCGACTCTTCTTTTTTTGGCTATAAAACACATATTGCAATGAATGAAGAACGTATTATTACAGCTGCCGTAGTTACAACAGGTGAAAAAAGTGATGGGAAACAACTCCAAATACTAATCGAAAAAAGTCGCAAAACGGGCATGGATATCGATACAGTCATTGGCGACACAGCCTATTCTGAGAAAGAAAATATTCAGTATGCCAAACAAAATGAATTGCAACTCATATCCAAATTACATCCGCAGATTACTCAGGGTACTCGTAAAAAAGAAGATGAATTTGAGTTTAATAAAGATGCAGGGATGTACGTTTGTAAAGCAGGGCATATGGCAATTCGTAGGGCACGTACGGGGAGAAAGAATGTAGGAAAAAATCAAAAGGATACTTATTATTTTGATATCGATAAGTGTAAGCAATGCCCCTACAAAGAAGGATGTTATAAAGAGGGAGCACAATCAAAAACCTATTCAGTGAGCATCAAATCCACGGAGCATAGTGAGCAGCAAACTTTCCAAGAAAGTGAATATTTTAAAGAGAAGGCAAGAGAACGTTATAAAATTGAAGCAAAGAATAGTGAACTAAAACACAGACATGGGTATGATGTGGCATCTTCCTCAGGTCTCGTCGGCATGCACATGCAAGGAGCAATGGCTATATTTGCAGTAAATCTCAAAAGAATATTGACGCTATTAAAGTAA
- a CDS encoding MarR family transcriptional regulator: protein MIQSYERDTQLTLHLYRVFAKSFKSINEHAVTGSKIEGFNPTAFAVMEVLYYKGPQPIQQIGAKLLLQSGNVTYVIDKLEERGYLQRKPCPSDRRVIFAELTAEGERLMNEMYPKYSERLHLAFSGLNDEEKEQMIVLLKKMGLQAEKLSPIPRK, encoded by the coding sequence ATGATACAATCTTATGAACGTGATACACAATTAACTCTACATTTGTACCGGGTATTTGCCAAATCATTCAAGAGTATTAATGAGCATGCTGTTACCGGCAGCAAAATTGAAGGTTTTAATCCTACTGCCTTTGCAGTCATGGAAGTGTTGTACTATAAGGGACCACAGCCAATTCAACAAATTGGCGCCAAACTGCTGCTACAAAGCGGCAACGTTACTTACGTAATCGACAAGCTCGAAGAACGCGGCTATTTGCAGCGCAAGCCTTGTCCAAGTGATCGTAGGGTGATTTTTGCGGAACTGACTGCGGAAGGCGAACGTCTCATGAATGAGATGTATCCGAAATACTCAGAGCGTCTTCATCTTGCTTTCAGCGGACTGAATGATGAAGAGAAGGAACAAATGATTGTTCTGCTCAAGAAGATGGGTCTGCAAGCTGAGAAGCTTTCCCCTATTCCCCGTAAGTAG
- a CDS encoding MFS transporter: MEDQIHDLKESKLTANKPFMLLITAQLVSNVGDWLHILALLTMVGFKWNATPWEITTLSLCMAVPLLLGGPFAGYLSDRFNRKALMIGSDIARVGIVVCLVFAGSLWQVYVLLLAKGFMDVLFSPAKSGKIKELVPAAQMDKAMALSSSIEQITKIVGPALGGLLVAAFSIAACYMIDSATFILSAIILLGLPRIAAIKKEDAKASTEETEVRKSFRQEMSAGLHVIAGMPVVLCGIVTLVLVLLMLQIGDSQIVTLFREIPGVNGDLLGWCVAASGFGTLLSTLLVSRIGSGKHPLIFMGLGAVIMGVVFSSAGIVTAHGQAGIWMNIALFGSFMFAGVGAGLAFIPFNSMLQQRTPAEYTGRVFGTIGSLTSAAVILGPVAGGALVTASGPVSAFILSGLLTGLLGLGLLMLRGKIERRDEAAIKKQEGIVATNNIDLVGQTSL, translated from the coding sequence ATGGAGGACCAGATTCATGATTTAAAAGAAAGTAAGCTAACCGCGAATAAGCCCTTCATGCTGCTTATCACCGCACAGCTCGTATCGAATGTAGGGGACTGGTTGCATATACTAGCACTACTGACGATGGTAGGATTCAAATGGAATGCTACACCGTGGGAAATTACAACCCTATCTTTATGTATGGCCGTGCCTCTGCTGTTAGGAGGACCGTTTGCAGGCTATTTAAGCGATCGTTTCAACCGCAAGGCACTAATGATTGGTTCGGATATAGCCCGTGTCGGGATTGTTGTCTGCTTGGTATTTGCAGGTTCACTGTGGCAGGTCTATGTGCTGCTGCTGGCTAAGGGATTTATGGATGTACTGTTCTCTCCGGCTAAAAGCGGAAAGATAAAGGAACTTGTTCCTGCGGCTCAGATGGATAAAGCCATGGCGCTTAGCTCATCGATAGAACAGATAACCAAAATTGTGGGTCCAGCTCTCGGTGGACTGCTGGTCGCAGCATTCAGCATAGCTGCTTGTTACATGATTGACTCAGCTACTTTCATTTTATCGGCGATCATTTTGCTTGGATTACCTCGCATAGCTGCGATAAAGAAGGAGGACGCGAAAGCAAGCACAGAGGAGACGGAGGTACGTAAATCCTTCCGCCAAGAAATGTCGGCTGGTCTGCATGTGATTGCAGGAATGCCTGTAGTGCTTTGCGGCATTGTTACGTTGGTGCTGGTGCTACTAATGCTGCAAATTGGTGACTCTCAGATTGTAACGTTATTCCGGGAGATTCCAGGTGTGAATGGTGATTTGCTAGGCTGGTGTGTAGCGGCCAGTGGCTTTGGAACCTTGCTATCAACACTGCTTGTAAGCCGGATAGGCAGTGGCAAGCATCCGCTTATCTTTATGGGATTAGGGGCTGTAATAATGGGAGTCGTCTTCTCGAGTGCAGGGATCGTAACTGCTCACGGTCAGGCCGGAATCTGGATGAACATTGCTTTGTTTGGGTCCTTCATGTTTGCTGGTGTGGGTGCAGGACTAGCGTTTATACCCTTCAATTCGATGTTACAGCAACGGACACCTGCAGAATATACGGGTCGTGTATTTGGGACCATAGGCAGTCTGACAAGCGCGGCGGTTATTCTAGGACCTGTAGCCGGTGGAGCATTAGTGACAGCATCGGGTCCTGTGTCTGCTTTTATTCTATCTGGTCTGCTTACAGGACTACTGGGGCTGGGACTGTTAATGCTGCGTGGCAAAATTGAACGCCGGGATGAAGCTGCTATCAAGAAGCAGGAAGGAATAGTAGCGACGAATAACATAGACCTTGTAGGACAGACCTCCCTTTGA
- a CDS encoding ABC transporter ATP-binding protein → MEKVELTVDTESYDDIVLDVEIDEAGYEAGDPCIFDISFQVKRGQLLGLIGPNGAGKSTTIKTLLGLLKNTKAKVSFSGVNKSYAYVPEQPVFYEDLTLWEHLDLAAAAYGLKYEQFEETVERLLKQFGMGHVRNDLPAGFSKGMKQKMMLMLGFLVQPDVYIVDEPFIGLDPRATKDFLRLLEAERKRGAGVLMSTHVLDTAEKICDDFVLISGGKVAASGTLEDIRDYAGLPEASLFDCFDELT, encoded by the coding sequence ATGGAGAAAGTAGAACTAACGGTGGATACCGAGAGCTACGACGACATTGTGCTCGATGTTGAGATCGATGAGGCTGGCTATGAAGCGGGAGACCCTTGCATATTCGATATTTCATTTCAGGTGAAGCGAGGGCAGTTGCTCGGACTGATCGGACCTAACGGTGCTGGGAAAAGTACAACCATCAAGACACTGCTCGGGTTGCTGAAGAATACAAAGGCTAAGGTGTCCTTTAGTGGAGTTAATAAATCTTATGCTTATGTACCGGAGCAACCTGTGTTTTATGAGGATTTGACATTGTGGGAACATTTGGATTTGGCGGCCGCTGCCTATGGACTGAAGTACGAGCAGTTCGAAGAAACTGTGGAGAGGCTGCTGAAGCAGTTTGGTATGGGCCATGTACGCAATGATCTTCCAGCCGGATTCTCTAAAGGCATGAAACAAAAAATGATGCTAATGCTTGGCTTTTTGGTACAGCCGGATGTTTATATTGTGGACGAGCCGTTTATCGGTTTAGATCCTCGCGCCACTAAAGATTTCCTGCGGCTGCTGGAAGCGGAGCGGAAGCGTGGAGCTGGTGTATTAATGTCAACGCATGTACTGGATACTGCAGAGAAGATATGCGATGATTTCGTGCTGATCTCCGGGGGGAAGGTTGCCGCCTCTGGAACACTCGAAGATATACGTGACTATGCTGGACTGCCGGAGGCGTCGTTGTTTGATTGCTTCGACGAACTGACATGA
- a CDS encoding ABC transporter permease, whose protein sequence is MSKQGQRAFSFSNSKQLFRRRLFSHWREQSAIIRTAADWTVLLYILIPGGLLGGRLYYGFWNEALPAWTANLPFMLIPSLLVLLICNGGLVLLLQEGDLLFLRQRERWINTIIFRGLIYSLIVTSLKFCVAFALLLPFLIRGFEMTSSEVWALFALTLACSWCVKLLGHLVKVQKQGWRRWLWLFLAISVPNAIFFRVAILWIDRPLFILLSAVLFTVVAIIAFRRRLVMRGTFMNDVREDYKQRMKIAALLLRNVLDKPRPTRHKPWIFRKSQPLLKSKTAESRFSAAAIKALVRNPAHLKLYLAFTAVSAVAILIIPSGFKWLGFVVLTSLMTFWLFSFWSLFAGDDFVGILPFTKEQKAEAGMHAVPILLLPFTMICSAIICLSLYSWYGLVLFVPVGYMVGLFISRIFGTFRLGKE, encoded by the coding sequence ATGAGTAAGCAGGGACAGCGGGCGTTTTCTTTTTCTAACTCCAAACAACTATTCAGACGTCGGCTATTCTCTCATTGGCGTGAGCAATCGGCTATTATCCGTACGGCGGCTGATTGGACCGTTCTCTTATATATTCTTATTCCCGGCGGACTGCTGGGAGGGCGTTTATATTACGGATTCTGGAACGAGGCGCTACCAGCTTGGACTGCAAATTTGCCGTTTATGCTCATTCCTTCATTATTAGTGCTCCTGATCTGCAACGGGGGATTGGTGCTATTATTGCAGGAAGGGGATCTATTATTTCTTAGACAGCGGGAGCGATGGATAAATACGATCATATTTCGCGGATTGATCTACAGCCTGATTGTAACCTCGCTGAAGTTCTGTGTAGCTTTTGCACTATTGTTGCCTTTTCTTATTCGGGGATTTGAAATGACGTCATCGGAGGTATGGGCGCTGTTCGCTCTGACCTTGGCGTGCAGCTGGTGTGTTAAGTTACTTGGACATCTTGTAAAAGTTCAGAAGCAAGGTTGGCGGCGCTGGCTGTGGCTGTTTCTGGCGATCTCAGTTCCGAACGCTATTTTTTTCAGAGTAGCTATCCTTTGGATTGATCGCCCGCTCTTCATACTGTTGAGTGCGGTTCTATTTACTGTCGTTGCAATAATAGCTTTCCGGCGGCGTTTAGTGATGCGCGGGACATTCATGAACGATGTCCGCGAAGACTACAAGCAGCGGATGAAGATAGCGGCCCTATTGCTCCGCAATGTTCTGGATAAACCTCGCCCGACTCGCCATAAGCCGTGGATTTTCCGGAAGTCACAGCCTTTACTTAAATCAAAGACTGCCGAGAGCCGTTTCTCTGCGGCAGCGATTAAGGCACTCGTACGGAATCCAGCCCATTTGAAGCTCTACTTAGCCTTTACAGCTGTGTCCGCCGTAGCGATCCTCATCATTCCATCGGGATTTAAATGGCTGGGATTTGTAGTATTAACATCTCTCATGACCTTTTGGCTGTTCTCGTTCTGGTCGCTCTTTGCTGGAGATGATTTCGTTGGAATACTACCGTTTACGAAAGAACAAAAAGCTGAAGCGGGTATGCATGCAGTCCCTATCCTATTGCTTCCCTTTACAATGATTTGTTCTGCTATAATCTGTCTTTCGTTATATAGTTGGTATGGGCTCGTACTGTTCGTTCCGGTTGGATACATGGTGGGACTCTTTATAAGTAGAATATTTGGTACGTTTCGCTTAGGGAAAGAATAA
- a CDS encoding NAD(P)/FAD-dependent oxidoreductase, translated as MSNYDVIVIGGGPSGLMASVAAAEHGASVLLIDKGAKLGRKLGISGGGRCNVTNVKERDELISHIPGNGRFLYSAFDHFNNQDIIAFFEGLGIALKEEDNGRMFPVSDKASSVVSTLINKVRSLGVQIMTDSPVSEVLYNEGTVKGVRLSSGKSFSCSAVIIATGGKSVPQTGSTGDGYPWAEAAGHTITELFPTEVPILSREEWIKSGELQGLSLRDVALTVWNPKGKKVISHRGDMIFTHFGLSGPIALRCSQFLRQVQRKSGIDTVEMSVDLFPDLNSQEVESLLQDKLEQEPKKAIRNSLKGLLPERLIPLLLAKADLDGDITGHHVSKNGLLALAGILKRMPVYVHGTRSLSEAFVTGGGVNLKEIDPKRMESKLMQGLFFCGEVLDIHGYTGGYNITAAFSTGYTAGKHAADLRLR; from the coding sequence ATGAGCAACTACGATGTGATCGTCATAGGGGGCGGCCCTTCGGGATTGATGGCAAGCGTGGCCGCAGCAGAACACGGGGCATCCGTACTACTAATCGACAAGGGAGCCAAGCTAGGACGAAAACTCGGAATATCTGGTGGCGGACGCTGCAATGTAACGAACGTCAAGGAGAGAGACGAGTTAATCTCCCATATCCCGGGAAACGGACGTTTTTTGTATAGCGCCTTCGACCATTTTAATAATCAGGACATCATTGCCTTTTTTGAAGGCTTAGGCATTGCATTAAAGGAAGAAGACAACGGACGGATGTTTCCCGTTTCAGATAAGGCCTCCAGCGTCGTCTCCACCTTGATTAACAAAGTACGGAGTCTAGGCGTGCAGATTATGACGGACAGCCCCGTCTCAGAAGTGCTATATAATGAAGGTACTGTTAAAGGAGTCCGGCTGAGCTCAGGTAAGTCCTTCTCCTGCTCTGCTGTCATCATCGCCACTGGAGGGAAGTCTGTACCACAGACCGGTTCGACTGGAGATGGCTACCCTTGGGCGGAAGCCGCAGGACATACGATTACGGAGCTGTTCCCGACTGAGGTTCCGATACTTTCACGAGAAGAGTGGATCAAGTCCGGTGAGCTGCAAGGACTGTCGCTACGCGATGTTGCGCTTACTGTCTGGAATCCCAAAGGAAAGAAGGTCATCTCCCATCGTGGAGATATGATTTTCACCCACTTTGGATTATCTGGCCCAATTGCACTGCGCTGCAGCCAATTTCTGAGACAGGTCCAGCGTAAATCTGGCATAGACACTGTTGAGATGTCCGTCGACCTCTTCCCTGATTTGAACTCACAAGAAGTGGAATCACTGCTGCAGGACAAGCTGGAGCAGGAGCCGAAGAAAGCAATCCGCAATTCGCTGAAGGGGCTACTGCCAGAACGTCTCATCCCCCTCTTGTTAGCTAAAGCTGACTTGGATGGAGATATAACGGGCCATCATGTATCCAAGAATGGATTGCTTGCGCTAGCAGGTATCTTGAAACGGATGCCCGTTTATGTACACGGTACCCGCTCTTTATCCGAAGCCTTTGTTACGGGCGGCGGGGTAAATCTGAAGGAGATCGATCCCAAAAGAATGGAATCTAAGCTTATGCAAGGGCTATTCTTCTGCGGAGAGGTACTCGATATTCATGGTTACACTGGTGGCTACAATATTACAGCCGCCTTCTCTACCGGATATACAGCAGGCAAACACGCTGCTGACCTTCGACTGAGGTAA
- a CDS encoding ATP-binding protein: MIVIIGAIKDILLQISAACSFLFLIQWWVDRGLVARKKGVFLDNQTFLVFACTLSLILCSLLSTTLFGITYLNLGMLPAYIGILYGTLRSGILLSIFFLVCNIFISEPTGISNMILNSGILLYPLLFGIAKPFKKGTVVEKIGMLWMVLCPNMLFIALVPIIGGKNIYEAHSSESFLITVYLFFTIALGGIFVYFVEMVWSRWQAKVQMESISDNFQWESEKLQQITNVVPLSIMSLDDHGVVTDLNDCMLGMIRIHYPNLRREDIIDKPVRGFFNGSADAEAYMRVRDNIQHKRRSHERMIHGSRIYRIYSAPLVHKNIELSGGVVLIAQDITNEVKLRSELDHVERLSLVGQMAAGITHEIRNPMAVVRGFLQLMREKSSDDLDSYYQIVLEELDRANSIINDFLSLAQSRISDKEKVLLHRIIEEVSPLLWADANLRGQSVELKLNASLHELELNVREIKQLILNLGRNSMEAMGPKGVLTLETHSTQDKVELIVRDRGIGISESQREKLFSPFFTTKSEGTGLGLSLCHSIVERHNGKINVESVEGEGTVFTISFPLVKEEYIGATLAD, translated from the coding sequence GTGATTGTAATTATTGGCGCAATTAAGGATATTTTATTGCAAATATCGGCAGCATGCTCCTTTCTTTTTCTGATTCAATGGTGGGTGGACCGAGGGCTTGTGGCTCGAAAAAAAGGTGTTTTCCTGGATAATCAAACCTTTTTGGTTTTCGCGTGTACGCTAAGCTTGATCCTGTGCTCTCTTCTCTCGACGACTTTATTCGGTATTACTTATTTGAATTTAGGAATGCTCCCTGCTTACATTGGGATTTTATATGGAACTTTACGTTCAGGCATTCTGCTGTCCATCTTTTTTCTCGTCTGTAATATTTTCATTTCAGAGCCAACAGGAATAAGTAATATGATATTAAATTCAGGAATATTATTATATCCGTTGCTGTTTGGGATAGCTAAGCCTTTTAAGAAAGGCACAGTGGTAGAGAAGATAGGTATGTTATGGATGGTTCTTTGTCCGAATATGTTGTTCATTGCACTTGTACCTATTATAGGTGGAAAAAATATATATGAAGCCCATTCTAGCGAGTCGTTTTTGATTACTGTGTATCTTTTTTTCACCATCGCGTTGGGCGGTATTTTTGTGTATTTTGTTGAAATGGTCTGGAGTAGATGGCAGGCAAAAGTACAAATGGAAAGTATAAGTGATAATTTTCAGTGGGAGTCTGAGAAGCTGCAGCAGATTACAAATGTAGTGCCCCTCAGTATTATGTCCCTGGATGATCACGGAGTTGTGACTGACCTTAATGATTGTATGTTGGGAATGATAAGAATTCATTATCCCAATTTGAGAAGGGAAGATATTATTGACAAGCCGGTCAGGGGATTTTTTAACGGTTCAGCGGATGCTGAGGCATATATGCGGGTACGGGATAACATTCAGCATAAACGGCGTTCCCATGAACGAATGATTCATGGCTCGCGGATTTATCGAATTTATTCAGCACCGCTAGTACATAAGAACATAGAATTATCTGGTGGAGTGGTACTCATTGCGCAGGATATTACTAATGAAGTGAAACTTCGCTCAGAGCTGGATCATGTGGAACGTTTGAGCTTGGTAGGGCAGATGGCAGCTGGAATTACCCATGAGATTCGTAATCCTATGGCGGTAGTTCGTGGATTTTTGCAGCTGATGAGAGAAAAAAGTTCAGATGATTTGGATTCTTATTATCAGATCGTGCTCGAGGAGTTGGATCGGGCGAATAGCATTATTAATGATTTCCTATCACTGGCGCAGAGCCGGATTTCTGATAAGGAGAAGGTGCTATTACACCGTATTATAGAAGAAGTTAGTCCGCTGCTATGGGCTGATGCTAATCTTCGTGGTCAAAGTGTTGAGCTAAAGCTGAACGCATCACTTCACGAATTGGAGTTAAACGTTCGGGAAATAAAGCAGCTCATCCTTAATTTAGGACGCAACAGTATGGAAGCTATGGGACCTAAAGGGGTCTTGACACTTGAAACACATAGTACTCAGGATAAAGTGGAGCTGATTGTAAGGGATAGAGGAATCGGCATCTCGGAAAGTCAACGAGAGAAGTTGTTTTCACCCTTTTTTACAACGAAAAGTGAGGGAACAGGTCTAGGGTTATCCTTGTGTCACAGTATTGTGGAACGGCATAACGGTAAAATAAATGTAGAGTCTGTAGAAGGAGAGGGTACGGTATTTACCATCTCATTCCCTTTAGTAAAGGAAGAATATATCGGAGCAACGCTTGCGGATTGA
- a CDS encoding BrxA/BrxB family bacilliredoxin, with the protein MSMSFNQYMRDSIQPMRDDLTSIGFQELMTPEEVEATLPTAKGTALVVVNSVCGCAAGQCRPGVAQALQNEIAPDHLFTVFAGQEKEATAKAREYFAPYPPSSPSIALMKDGELVHFIERHSVENRSAAEIAAELKEVFDRFCQ; encoded by the coding sequence ATGTCCATGTCTTTTAATCAATATATGAGAGATTCAATTCAGCCTATGCGTGATGACCTGACAAGCATTGGGTTTCAGGAGCTTATGACTCCAGAAGAGGTGGAAGCCACTCTTCCTACCGCAAAGGGTACGGCGCTTGTAGTCGTGAATTCGGTCTGTGGTTGTGCCGCTGGACAATGTCGTCCTGGTGTAGCTCAGGCATTGCAAAATGAAATCGCTCCGGATCACTTGTTCACAGTGTTTGCAGGTCAAGAGAAAGAAGCCACTGCTAAAGCACGTGAATATTTTGCTCCTTATCCGCCATCTTCACCTTCCATCGCATTGATGAAGGATGGAGAGCTCGTTCACTTTATTGAACGCCATAGTGTAGAAAATCGATCGGCTGCTGAAATCGCTGCTGAATTGAAAGAAGTCTTTGATCGTTTTTGCCAGTAA